Proteins from one Polymorphobacter megasporae genomic window:
- a CDS encoding nucleoside deaminase: MATTEDEHWMREAIAVATSRGDDPASAPIGCVIVLDGKIVGSSHNECETLHDATAHAEMVAFRKAGIAVTTQHNVGGEMRGATLYSTLQPCGMCTMASIWAKVERIVYGAGRDDVHKMYFEARGIDTLDFVTHAYRDDLSVEGGVLRAECAQLYYPPDADLDTDEQANL, from the coding sequence ATGGCGACAACTGAAGACGAGCACTGGATGCGCGAGGCGATCGCGGTCGCCACCTCGCGCGGCGATGATCCAGCATCGGCGCCGATCGGGTGCGTTATCGTTCTCGACGGCAAGATTGTCGGCTCATCGCACAACGAGTGCGAGACGCTGCACGATGCAACCGCGCACGCCGAAATGGTCGCCTTTCGCAAGGCAGGGATAGCGGTCACAACACAACATAACGTCGGCGGCGAGATGCGGGGGGCGACGCTATACTCAACGCTGCAGCCGTGCGGGATGTGCACCATGGCGTCGATCTGGGCAAAGGTCGAACGCATCGTTTACGGTGCGGGTCGCGACGACGTTCACAAGATGTACTTCGAGGCGCGCGGCATCGATACGCTCGACTTTGTAACCCACGCCTATCGCGACGACCTGTCCGTTGAGGGCGGCGTTCTCCGCGCCGAGTGCGCCCAACTCTACTACCCGCCGGACGCCGATCTCGACACCGATGAGCAGGCAAATCTTTGA
- a CDS encoding ATP-binding protein: MDPRRNPFSPGAGSRPPELAGREDVLETVAVALDRIKSGRHAQSMILLGLRGVGKTVLLNAMRRAAEGEGILSVPIEAPEGQSLPAMLVPALRTAMLKLDRGQAAMTLAKRGLGALARFVKAFKLSYGELEASLDLGEIGVADNGDLEADLIDLIDLAGAAAGERQTALVLFIDELQYVPERDLAALITALHRARQNDRPITLVAAGLPQLAGQMGKAKSYAERLFLFTSIGPLGDAAATSAIVHPIEAEECAIEPDAVAKILAVTEGYPYFLQEWGKQCWDAADACPITAADVDLAHPTAIAALDDSFFRVRFDRLTPSEKRYLRGMAELGEGPFNSTAIADHIGRKPSSFGPVRASLIAKGMIYTPGYGETAFTVPMFGAFMRRAMPVGDPGAGQGE, from the coding sequence ATGGACCCACGCCGCAATCCCTTCTCGCCTGGCGCGGGCAGCCGACCGCCCGAACTTGCCGGCCGCGAGGACGTCCTCGAAACCGTCGCCGTCGCGCTCGACCGCATCAAAAGCGGCCGTCATGCGCAGAGCATGATTCTGCTCGGCTTGCGGGGAGTAGGCAAGACGGTGTTGCTCAACGCGATGCGCCGGGCAGCGGAAGGCGAGGGTATCTTGAGCGTGCCGATCGAGGCACCAGAGGGCCAGTCGCTGCCTGCCATGCTGGTCCCGGCACTCCGCACCGCCATGCTGAAGCTCGATCGCGGGCAGGCGGCTATGACGTTGGCCAAGCGGGGCCTGGGAGCGCTCGCCCGGTTCGTGAAGGCATTCAAGCTGAGCTACGGTGAATTGGAGGCATCGCTCGACCTTGGCGAGATAGGGGTCGCCGACAACGGCGATCTCGAAGCCGATCTGATCGATTTGATTGACCTTGCCGGGGCCGCGGCAGGGGAGCGCCAGACCGCGCTCGTGCTGTTCATCGACGAACTGCAATATGTGCCCGAACGCGACCTGGCGGCCTTGATTACGGCGCTTCACCGCGCGCGCCAAAATGATCGCCCGATCACGCTGGTCGCCGCTGGCCTCCCGCAACTGGCCGGGCAAATGGGCAAGGCAAAGTCGTATGCCGAGCGGCTGTTTCTGTTCACCAGCATCGGTCCGCTCGGGGACGCCGCCGCGACGTCCGCCATTGTCCACCCGATCGAGGCCGAGGAATGTGCCATCGAGCCGGACGCGGTCGCGAAGATCCTCGCCGTCACCGAAGGCTATCCCTATTTCCTGCAGGAGTGGGGAAAACAATGTTGGGACGCGGCCGACGCTTGCCCGATTACGGCAGCAGACGTTGACCTTGCTCACCCGACCGCGATCGCCGCACTCGACGACAGTTTTTTCCGTGTCCGTTTCGACCGGCTGACACCGTCAGAAAAGCGCTATCTGCGCGGCATGGCCGAGCTCGGGGAGGGGCCCTTTAATTCAACCGCCATTGCCGATCATATTGGCCGGAAGCCTTCGAGCTTTGGTCCCGTACGCGCGTCATTGATCGCCAAGGGGATGATCTACACGCCGGGATACGGCGAGACGGCGTTCACCGTGCCGATGTTCGGCGCGTTCATGCGCAGGGCGATGCCGGTCGGAGATCCCGGGGCGGGGCAGGGGGAATAG
- a CDS encoding SOS response-associated peptidase yields MVQLVRGSAAFPRPGHPSGGQPRAPRAGASDTDRADRSNDRWRGWRYERALVARALVSRGHAQGLEGDEFNARAETVATSRAYRDSFKRRRCLMPADGWYEWMGPHDDDDKRKQPWLFAPKDGAPIMLAGIWDRCETIDQGSIESFSIVTQPAGAPLNGYHDRAPAVLFGD; encoded by the coding sequence ATGGTCCAACTTGTACGGGGATCTGCAGCGTTTCCTCGGCCCGGTCACCCAAGCGGCGGTCAACCTCGAGCCCCGCGAGCAGGTGCGTCCGACACAGACCGCGCCGATCGTTCGAATGATCGATGGCGCGGTTGGCGTTACGAACGCGCGCTGGTGGCTCGTGCCCTGGTTTCACGAGGGCACGCTCAAGGATTGGAAGGCGACGAATTCAACGCCCGGGCCGAGACCGTCGCGACCTCGCGGGCGTACCGCGACAGCTTCAAGCGAAGGCGTTGCCTGATGCCGGCAGACGGCTGGTACGAATGGATGGGGCCGCACGACGACGACGATAAGCGCAAGCAGCCGTGGCTGTTCGCTCCGAAAGACGGTGCGCCGATCATGCTCGCGGGTATCTGGGACCGATGCGAGACGATCGATCAGGGATCGATTGAGAGCTTTTCGATCGTGACGCAACCCGCTGGTGCCCCCCTGAACGGCTACCATGATCGCGCTCCTGCCGTGCTGTTCGGTGATTAA
- a CDS encoding IS5 family transposase (programmed frameshift), producing the protein MSDLIWLSAAQMRRIEPHFPLSHGVPRVDDRRVISGIIFVIRNGLRWRDAPKDYGPHKTIYNRFIRWSRLGVFNRIFAALAAKGGKPDQLMIDATHLKAHRTAASLLKKGLFPRCIGRTKGGLNSKLHAVCDGQGRPLVMLLTEGQTSDYKGAALMLDALPKARAMLGDRGYDADWFRAALIAKGITPCIPSKANRKTPIPHDRTLYRQRHRIENMFGRLKDWRRIHTRYDRCAHAFFSAIALAATVIFWL; encoded by the exons ATGAGTGATTTGATCTGGTTGTCGGCGGCACAGATGCGTCGGATCGAGCCGCACTTTCCCCTGTCGCATGGGGTGCCGCGCGTTGACGACCGGCGAGTGATCAGCGGGATCATCTTCGTGATCAGGAACGGGCTGCGCTGGCGCGATGCGCCCAAGGACTACGGTCCGCACAAGACGATCTACAACCGCTTCATCCGCTGGAGCCGGCTGGGTGTGTTCAACCGTATCTTTGCAGCGCTGGCGGCAAAAGGCGGCAAGCCCGACCAGTTGATGATCGATGCGACCCACCTGAAGGCACACCGAACCGCCGCGAGCCTCCTCAAAAAGGGGCTCT TTCCCCGATGTATCGGACGCACCAAAGGCGGCCTGAACTCCAAGCTGCACGCGGTCTGCGACGGCCAGGGCCGACCGCTGGTCATGCTCCTCACCGAGGGGCAGACCAGCGACTACAAGGGCGCAGCGCTGATGCTCGACGCCCTGCCCAAAGCGAGGGCCATGCTCGGTGACCGCGGCTATGACGCCGACTGGTTCCGCGCCGCCCTGATCGCCAAGGGCATCACACCCTGCATCCCATCGAAGGCCAACCGCAAAACCCCGATCCCGCATGACCGAACTCTCTACCGGCAACGTCACCGCATCGAGAACATGTTCGGCAGGCTCAAGGACTGGCGGCGTATCCACACCCGCTATGACCGCTGCGCGCACGCCTTCTTCTCGGCCATCGCGCTCGCCGCGACCGTCATCTTCTGGCTGTGA
- a CDS encoding YdcF family protein, with the protein MTYGFFEISKIGWVLVAPETMLFLPFAVALWSVFAHRRRLALYALALGFGLVLAVGIFPLGDLLLVPMEGRYPANPPLQEVDAIIILGGGGNPAVAARWGTSGIGDAGDRYLAGGALARRFPTSVIYFTGGSGDLIGDRMSEATVAPQLLEATGVDRARVHLEGGSRSTAENAQRLRESAALQSARHIVLVTSAFHMPRAMLAFCAAGWHGLVPYPADFRSTTFGNGIGWSFAHHLQMLDIAAKEWVGLFAYRLTGRAAQSC; encoded by the coding sequence ATGACCTATGGCTTCTTTGAAATTTCCAAGATCGGCTGGGTGCTGGTTGCGCCTGAAACGATGCTCTTCCTTCCATTCGCCGTCGCCCTCTGGTCGGTGTTCGCTCATCGCCGCCGCTTAGCGCTGTACGCGCTCGCGTTAGGATTTGGCCTCGTGCTCGCGGTCGGCATTTTCCCGCTCGGCGATTTATTGCTCGTGCCGATGGAAGGCAGATATCCGGCCAATCCGCCGCTGCAGGAGGTTGATGCAATCATCATACTGGGCGGCGGGGGTAACCCGGCGGTAGCCGCGCGGTGGGGGACATCCGGGATCGGTGACGCCGGCGATCGATATCTGGCAGGCGGGGCTTTGGCCCGTCGCTTTCCAACATCGGTGATCTATTTCACCGGCGGGTCCGGGGACCTGATCGGCGACAGGATGAGCGAAGCAACCGTTGCCCCTCAGCTCCTGGAAGCGACAGGCGTCGATCGGGCGCGGGTGCATCTGGAAGGCGGATCGCGATCGACGGCAGAAAATGCTCAGCGTTTGCGCGAAAGCGCTGCGCTTCAATCAGCGCGTCACATCGTTCTTGTGACCAGTGCCTTTCACATGCCCCGTGCCATGCTCGCATTTTGTGCGGCTGGCTGGCATGGCTTAGTCCCGTATCCGGCAGATTTCCGATCAACGACATTTGGCAATGGGATCGGCTGGAGCTTCGCGCATCATTTACAGATGCTGGATATAGCGGCGAAGGAGTGGGTCGGCCTTTTCGCGTATCGACTTACCGGACGCGCCGCCCAGTCTTGCTAA
- a CDS encoding bifunctional helix-turn-helix transcriptional regulator/GNAT family N-acetyltransferase, with protein MDTAIEAIRTFNRFFTRHVGAIDARFLDTDANLPEARLLFEIARQEPVQANALQAALGVDRGYLSRMIARFEDRGWIMRNRIEADARTRPIHLTAVGRAAFDQIDQRQRSAVAHDLNRLSAVEQDDLVQALTRARLLLDTNARIECVIRAAGVGEVSQVAARQSILYAASHGWGRALETLEAETTATFLRRFKPDREQCWVADLAGVMAGAVFLTDEGNGVARLRLLHVEPFARRRGIGDALVRGCVGFAREKRYDQIALWTHTVLDAARRIYAHHGFECIATEVHHEFGEPVQGETWRLILAG; from the coding sequence ATGGACACCGCGATCGAGGCCATCCGAACCTTCAACCGCTTCTTCACCCGGCACGTGGGTGCCATTGATGCGCGCTTCCTGGATACCGACGCGAACCTGCCAGAAGCGCGCTTGCTGTTTGAGATCGCCCGGCAAGAGCCGGTTCAGGCGAACGCGTTGCAGGCCGCACTCGGCGTTGATCGTGGGTATCTCAGCCGCATGATCGCCCGCTTCGAGGATCGGGGGTGGATCATGCGTAACCGAATTGAAGCCGATGCGCGCACGCGCCCGATCCATCTTACTGCGGTAGGACGCGCAGCTTTCGATCAGATCGACCAGCGGCAGCGTTCCGCGGTCGCCCACGACCTGAACCGTCTTAGTGCCGTGGAACAGGATGATCTGGTGCAGGCGCTGACCAGGGCACGGCTGCTACTCGACACGAACGCTCGTATTGAGTGCGTCATTCGAGCGGCCGGCGTTGGAGAGGTCAGTCAGGTCGCGGCGCGACAATCGATCCTGTATGCCGCGAGCCACGGCTGGGGGCGTGCGCTAGAAACGCTGGAGGCCGAGACGACGGCCACGTTCCTGCGCCGCTTCAAGCCTGATCGGGAACAGTGTTGGGTGGCTGATCTCGCCGGGGTAATGGCCGGTGCGGTCTTCCTCACCGACGAAGGGAATGGCGTCGCCCGTCTCCGCCTGCTGCATGTCGAACCATTCGCTCGCCGGCGGGGCATCGGCGATGCGTTGGTACGCGGGTGTGTCGGGTTTGCGCGCGAAAAGAGATACGACCAGATCGCCCTGTGGACACACACCGTGTTGGACGCGGCCCGCCGCATCTATGCGCATCACGGTTTCGAATGCATCGCCACGGAAGTCCATCACGAGTTCGGAGAGCCAGTGCAGGGGGAGACGTGGCGGTTGATTCTGGCGGGATAG
- a CDS encoding DUF5818 domain-containing protein, giving the protein MPCSTHHSLKGRLVATRHGFALDTDSGGRWRLDITDPHAATWLVSKQVVVTGPRAGVDLLEVDMITLPD; this is encoded by the coding sequence ATGCCGTGCTCGACGCATCATAGCCTCAAGGGACGTCTCGTCGCTACGAGGCATGGCTTCGCGCTTGATACAGACAGCGGAGGCCGCTGGCGTCTCGACATTACGGATCCTCACGCCGCCACCTGGCTTGTCTCGAAACAGGTTGTCGTCACCGGCCCGCGCGCGGGGGTCGACCTTCTCGAGGTTGATATGATCACCCTGCCGGACTAG
- a CDS encoding glycosyltransferase has product MTTDADSHVDVDWIAANLSEIAIGADAVAGVIAFDAAAREALPNLDHRADEWQLAALHARLEDLLDPRAHDPWPRHIWAWGASLAMTVETYRAVGGVPLIALAEDRALADAIERAGFRLRHSHAPVVFTSPRLTGRAPGGFADLIASHAANASPCDFALEPTRVLVQRLILRARLRREMNGDFPAYWATVEATSLRLRRQRLRPALLAQEVRLAERLIVSLKCRENRRHDRRADGVTA; this is encoded by the coding sequence ATGACCACCGACGCCGACAGCCACGTCGACGTCGACTGGATTGCTGCAAACCTTAGCGAGATAGCAATTGGTGCCGATGCGGTCGCGGGCGTGATCGCGTTCGATGCGGCGGCGCGGGAGGCGCTGCCTAACCTCGATCACCGCGCGGATGAGTGGCAGCTGGCGGCGCTGCATGCCCGGCTTGAAGATTTGCTCGACCCGCGTGCGCACGACCCTTGGCCGCGCCACATATGGGCTTGGGGCGCGAGCCTGGCGATGACTGTCGAAACCTATCGGGCGGTTGGCGGTGTGCCGCTGATCGCGCTTGCCGAGGACCGCGCTCTCGCCGATGCTATCGAGCGCGCCGGATTTCGCCTGCGTCATAGCCATGCGCCGGTGGTATTCACGTCGCCGCGGCTGACAGGCCGCGCGCCTGGCGGTTTCGCCGATCTGATTGCCAGTCATGCCGCCAACGCCTCGCCTTGTGACTTCGCGCTCGAGCCAACGCGAGTTTTAGTACAACGTTTGATCCTCCGTGCGCGGCTCCGACGCGAGATGAACGGCGATTTTCCGGCGTATTGGGCGACTGTCGAGGCGACGTCCTTGCGGTTGCGTCGGCAACGGCTACGACCCGCCCTTCTCGCTCAAGAGGTCCGGTTGGCAGAGAGGCTGATCGTTTCGCTGAAATGCCGCGAAAACCGTCGACACGATCGTCGTGCCGACGGTGTTACCGCGTGA
- a CDS encoding DUF2442 domain-containing protein, whose protein sequence is MNVTDTARTIISEPVIGPATLHLASSDGTETELITVDTLNDRAFAALRDPTEFAEVEIGDWSYSLAWPLEVELGGDPLWRDTLLATGDGAERAFLEWRMRPALSLSKAAEALGVSRQMAASYSNGEKTCRSPILRACRGWDVGHGLYQAASSLPKPNAHAY, encoded by the coding sequence TTGAATGTCACCGACACCGCACGCACCATCATCTCCGAGCCAGTGATCGGCCCTGCAACACTGCATCTCGCTTCGTCGGATGGGACCGAAACAGAGCTTATTACGGTCGACACGCTCAATGACCGCGCCTTTGCCGCGCTGCGCGACCCGACCGAGTTCGCCGAGGTGGAGATCGGCGATTGGAGCTACAGTCTTGCTTGGCCGTTGGAAGTTGAGCTCGGCGGAGATCCACTTTGGCGCGACACGCTCTTGGCGACGGGAGATGGCGCCGAGCGAGCGTTTCTCGAATGGCGAATGCGACCCGCCCTGTCATTATCCAAGGCGGCCGAGGCACTCGGCGTGTCGCGTCAAATGGCGGCCTCTTATTCGAACGGTGAGAAGACGTGCCGAAGCCCAATCCTGCGCGCTTGCCGGGGGTGGGATGTCGGACATGGGCTTTATCAAGCCGCGTCGTCGCTTCCAAAGCCAAATGCTCACGCGTATTGA
- a CDS encoding Gfo/Idh/MocA family protein — translation MSKDVDLPNRRTVMMTAGAVGLGWAASANAATPRPPAVDTGVISDGKVQFPPSSDPSDSQPQQPPNPDPRDKRVGFAVVGLGKLALEQILPAFAQAKHGRLAALVSGTPDKLRAIAAQYGIPADCCYGYDDFARISSNSAVEAVYVVTPNALHHRDVLAAAKAGKNVLCEKPMATTAHECRDMIAATASAKVRLMIAYRMQYQPHAREAIKQARGGKLGDVVLMDMINNQNQGDPAQWRQKRALAGGGSLPDVGLYCLNTARAILGEEPSEVSATIWSPAGDPRFAEVEDNVSFTLRFPSGVIANCLTSYGTHRLQRLKLMGTSAWLEMENAFAYEGQRLRVAQLVDGKEHNAELTIPAQNQFALEIDHFAQCIRSGRTPRTPGEEGLQDQVIIEAIYASAREGRPVKLERIVKRDAFRGAEPEAAD, via the coding sequence ATGTCCAAGGATGTGGATTTGCCCAATCGCAGGACCGTGATGATGACGGCTGGCGCCGTCGGCCTCGGGTGGGCTGCGAGCGCCAATGCCGCAACACCCCGCCCACCAGCGGTAGACACCGGCGTGATAAGCGACGGCAAAGTCCAATTTCCGCCGAGCAGCGATCCCAGCGACAGCCAGCCGCAACAGCCGCCCAACCCGGATCCTCGTGACAAGCGCGTCGGCTTTGCCGTCGTCGGGCTCGGCAAACTGGCGCTCGAACAAATATTGCCCGCCTTTGCGCAGGCCAAGCACGGCCGGCTTGCCGCGCTGGTCAGCGGCACCCCCGACAAGCTCCGGGCCATCGCCGCGCAATATGGGATCCCGGCCGACTGCTGTTACGGCTATGATGATTTTGCGCGCATCTCGAGCAATTCGGCGGTCGAGGCGGTGTACGTTGTAACCCCGAATGCGCTGCACCATCGAGATGTGCTCGCCGCGGCAAAGGCTGGAAAGAACGTGCTTTGCGAAAAGCCGATGGCGACGACCGCGCACGAGTGCCGCGACATGATCGCCGCTACCGCGAGCGCCAAGGTCCGCCTGATGATCGCCTACCGCATGCAATACCAGCCGCATGCACGGGAAGCGATCAAGCAGGCTCGTGGCGGCAAGCTTGGCGATGTCGTGCTGATGGACATGATCAACAATCAGAACCAGGGCGATCCCGCACAGTGGCGACAGAAACGCGCGTTGGCCGGAGGCGGCTCGCTTCCCGACGTCGGGCTCTATTGCCTCAACACGGCGCGTGCCATTCTCGGCGAGGAGCCGTCCGAGGTGTCGGCGACGATCTGGAGCCCTGCGGGCGACCCGCGCTTTGCCGAAGTCGAGGACAATGTCAGCTTCACACTACGCTTCCCGTCGGGCGTCATCGCAAACTGCCTGACGAGCTACGGCACGCATCGGTTGCAGCGCCTGAAGCTGATGGGGACGTCGGCGTGGCTCGAGATGGAAAACGCCTTTGCCTATGAGGGCCAGCGCCTGCGCGTCGCGCAGCTCGTCGACGGCAAGGAGCATAATGCCGAGTTGACCATCCCGGCGCAAAATCAGTTCGCCCTCGAGATCGATCACTTCGCCCAGTGCATCCGCAGCGGCCGGACGCCGCGCACGCCCGGCGAGGAGGGATTGCAGGATCAAGTGATCATAGAGGCGATCTATGCTTCGGCGCGGGAGGGGCGTCCGGTAAAGCTCGAACGCATCGTCAAGCGCGATGCATTCCGTGGCGCCGAACCGGAGGCGGCGGACTGA
- a CDS encoding catalase: protein MAVKIKSQPAKIKKPAAAPAQPHAAADKGSTATSAPQRRAKAKGTPTYPAVGSLPAAEFARGTGGELHQVAAKGQPVLTTNTGTPISDDHNSLKAGPRGPILIEDFVLREKIHHFDHERIPERVVHARGLAAHGQFELTDSLADVTTAKILTEVGVRTPVFTRFSTVAGNRGSADVARDVRGFAVKMYTTEGNWDIVGNNIPVFFIQDAIKFPDLIHAVKEEPDRGFPQAQSAHDTFWDWIACTPEAMHMVMWQMSDRTIPRSVRMMQGFGVHSFRLIAADGAVTFVKFHWLPVLGMQSVVWDEALKLNGADPDYHRRDLYTSINDGEHPAWDLAVQLFDEERAATFDFDHLDSTKLIPEEVVPLRVIGRMTLDRNPDNVFSETEQVAFCTENVVPGIGFSDDPLLHGRSFSYLDTQLSRLGSVNFTQIPINAPRCPFGNMQRDGHMNVRPQGTRVAYTPSLIDPSGPREDPVGGFRSAPAADVGPKVRERSATFADHYSQARQFFFSQTEPEQNHIVAALIFELSKVELPIIRSTMLGHLAVIDVTLGERVATGLNHKAKIVPAVPAVEPRTDLPPSSKLSILASGPPTLVGRLVGMLVTDGAASATVGALITATKAAGASPKIICPRVGGVTLDDGTLLKGDFQLAGGPSVLFDTVAVVTSADGTTKLLNEAAAVAWVHDAFAHLKVIASTADAEPLLIAAGVIPDAGIVKLAGAADAAAFTALAGEGRIWAREPMVRTIY, encoded by the coding sequence ATGGCAGTCAAGATCAAGTCCCAGCCGGCAAAGATCAAGAAACCGGCAGCAGCGCCCGCCCAACCGCACGCCGCAGCTGACAAGGGTTCGACGGCGACGAGCGCACCCCAGCGCCGCGCCAAAGCAAAAGGCACACCGACTTACCCTGCGGTTGGATCGCTGCCAGCGGCAGAGTTTGCGCGAGGCACCGGTGGCGAATTGCATCAGGTCGCCGCCAAGGGCCAGCCTGTGCTGACGACCAATACCGGCACACCGATCAGCGACGATCACAATAGCCTCAAGGCCGGTCCGCGCGGGCCGATCCTAATCGAGGATTTCGTCCTTCGTGAGAAGATCCATCATTTCGATCACGAACGCATCCCTGAGCGCGTCGTACACGCGCGCGGCCTTGCCGCGCACGGACAATTCGAGCTGACCGACAGTCTTGCCGACGTTACCACCGCAAAGATCTTGACTGAAGTTGGGGTCAGAACGCCGGTGTTCACCCGCTTCTCGACCGTTGCGGGAAACCGTGGTTCAGCCGACGTCGCGCGCGATGTCCGCGGCTTCGCGGTCAAGATGTATACTACAGAAGGCAACTGGGACATTGTCGGCAATAATATCCCGGTCTTCTTCATCCAGGATGCGATCAAGTTTCCCGACCTGATCCATGCCGTCAAGGAAGAGCCAGATCGTGGCTTTCCGCAGGCGCAGTCGGCCCATGACACGTTTTGGGACTGGATCGCTTGCACGCCCGAGGCGATGCACATGGTTATGTGGCAGATGTCCGATCGGACAATCCCGCGTTCGGTGCGAATGATGCAGGGCTTCGGCGTCCACAGCTTCCGGCTGATCGCCGCCGACGGCGCGGTGACGTTCGTCAAATTTCATTGGCTTCCGGTGCTCGGCATGCAGTCGGTCGTGTGGGACGAGGCCCTCAAACTCAACGGGGCCGACCCCGACTATCATCGCCGCGACTTGTACACCTCGATCAACGACGGCGAGCATCCGGCGTGGGATCTCGCAGTCCAGCTGTTCGACGAGGAACGGGCCGCGACATTCGACTTTGACCACCTCGATTCGACCAAGCTGATCCCCGAAGAAGTCGTGCCACTGCGCGTGATCGGGCGAATGACGCTCGACCGTAATCCCGATAATGTGTTCAGCGAGACCGAACAGGTCGCGTTCTGCACCGAGAATGTCGTGCCCGGAATCGGTTTTTCGGACGACCCGCTGCTCCATGGTCGCAGCTTCTCGTATCTGGATACGCAGCTGAGCCGCCTTGGCTCGGTCAACTTCACTCAGATACCGATCAACGCGCCGCGTTGCCCTTTCGGGAACATGCAGCGCGACGGCCACATGAACGTGCGGCCACAGGGCACCCGCGTCGCCTATACGCCGAGCCTGATCGACCCGTCGGGCCCACGCGAGGATCCGGTCGGCGGGTTCCGCAGCGCGCCGGCCGCCGATGTTGGGCCGAAGGTGCGCGAGCGCTCGGCGACCTTTGCCGACCATTATAGCCAAGCGCGCCAGTTCTTCTTCAGCCAGACCGAGCCCGAACAGAATCACATCGTCGCCGCGCTGATCTTCGAGCTCTCGAAGGTCGAGTTGCCGATCATCCGTTCGACCATGCTCGGCCACCTCGCAGTGATCGACGTGACGCTTGGCGAGCGTGTCGCCACCGGGCTCAACCATAAGGCAAAGATTGTCCCGGCGGTTCCGGCGGTCGAGCCGCGCACCGACCTTCCGCCGAGCTCTAAGCTCAGCATCCTTGCTAGCGGCCCGCCGACGCTCGTCGGGCGGCTCGTCGGCATGCTCGTTACCGATGGCGCCGCGTCGGCAACCGTCGGTGCGCTGATTACAGCGACCAAAGCGGCCGGGGCATCGCCAAAGATCATTTGCCCGCGCGTTGGCGGCGTCACCCTCGACGATGGGACGCTGCTTAAGGGAGATTTCCAGCTCGCTGGCGGCCCGTCGGTGCTGTTCGATACCGTCGCGGTCGTGACCTCGGCCGATGGCACGACGAAATTGCTTAACGAGGCTGCGGCCGTTGCCTGGGTCCATGACGCGTTCGCTCATCTCAAGGTGATTGCCTCGACGGCCGATGCCGAGCCGCTGCTAATCGCGGCAGGTGTGATACCAGACGCCGGCATCGTGAAGCTCGCTGGCGCTGCCGATGCGGCAGCGTTCACCGCGCTCGCCGGCGAAGGCCGGATATGGGCACGCGAGCCAATGGTGCGGACTATCTACTGA